In Camelina sativa cultivar DH55 chromosome 16, Cs, whole genome shotgun sequence, a single window of DNA contains:
- the LOC104749241 gene encoding fasciclin-like arabinogalactan protein 10, with the protein MAASRAFSLLALALSLLAVASTVSGHNITQILSDTPDYSSFNSYLSQTKLDDEINSRTTITVLVLNNAAMSSLAGKHPLSVVKNALSLLVLLDYYDPLKLHQLSKGTTLTTTLYQTTGHAPGNLGFVNVTDLKGGKVGFGSAAPGSKLDSSYTKSVKQIPYNISVLEINAPIIAPGILTAPAPSSGGLSNITGLLEKAGCKTFAGLLVSSGVLKTYVSTVEKGLTVFAPSDEAFKAKGVPDLTKLTQAEVVSLLEYHALAEYKPKGSLKTNKDAISTLATNGAGKYDLTTSTSGDEVILHTGVGPSRLADTVVDETPVVIFTVDNVLLPTELFGKSPSPAPAPEPVSAPTPSPAKSPSPVEAPTPTAASPPAPPVDESSPEGAPSDSPTSSEDSNAKNAAFHVEAPPALLFTALVAATSLLL; encoded by the coding sequence ATGGCGGCATCACGAGCTTTCTCTCTCCTCGCACTCGCTCTATCTCTCCTCGCCGTAGCTTCCACCGTCTCCGGCCATAACATCACTCAAATCCTCTCCGATACACCGGACTATTCATCATTCAACAGCTACCTTTCTCAAACGAAACTCGACGACGAAATAAACAGCCGCACTACCATCACCGTCCTCGTACTCAACAATGCCGCGATGTCTTCCCTCGCCGGAAAACACCCACTCTCCGTCGTCAAAAACGCTCTCAGCCTCCTCGTCCTCCTCGACTACTACGATCCTTTGAAACTCCACCAGCTCTCTAAAGGCACAACTCTCACCACCACGCTTTACCAAACCACCGGACACGCTCCCGGAAACCTAGGGTTCGTCAACGTCACCGATCTCAAAGGAGGCAAAGTAGGATTCGGCTCCGCAGCTCCTGGATCCAAGCTCGACTCATCCTACACCAAGTCCGTTAAACAAATCCCTTACAACATCTCCGTCCTCGAAATCAACGCTCCGATCATCGCTCCCGGAATCTTAACCGCACCTGCTCCTTCTTCCGGCGGACTCAGCAACATCACCGGACTTCTCGAGAAAGCTGGTTGTAAAACCTTCGCGGGTTTGCTCGTTTCGAGTGGTGTACTCAAAACATACGTATCCACCGTTGAAAAAGGCTTGACTGTTTTTGCACCGTCCGATGAAGCTTTTAAAGCGAAAGGTGTACCAGATCTGACGAAGCTCACGCAAGCTGAGGTGGTCTCGCTCCTAGAATATCACGCCCTCGCTGAGTACAAACCTAAAGGCTCATTAAAGACTAACAAAGACGCTATCTCCACGTTAGCCACTAACGGCGCCGGTAAATACGATTTAACGACGTCAACTTCCGGCGACGAGGTTATCCTTCACACCGGCGTTGGTCCGTCGAGACTCGCCGACACGGTCGTCGATGAGACACCTGTCGTGATATTCACGGTGGATAATGTGCTTCTCCCCACTGAGCTTTTCGGAAAATCTCCATCTCCTGCGCCGGCACCGGAACCGGTTAGTGCACCGACACCGTCTCCGGCTAAGTCACCGTCTCCAGTAGAAGCACCTACTCCGACCGCAGCTTCTCCGCCGGCACCTCCGGTGGATGAATCTTCGCCGGAAGGAGCTCCGTCAGACTCGCCGACAAGTTCAGAGGACAGTAATGCGAAAAACGCGGCGTTTCACGTGGAGGCTCCTCCTGCGCTGCTGTTCACCGCATTGGTTGCCGCCACATCTCTCTTGTTATAA